From one Variovorax sp. PBL-H6 genomic stretch:
- the plsY gene encoding glycerol-3-phosphate 1-O-acyltransferase PlsY: MSSYLPSLIAIVLSYLLGSLSFAVIVSKALGMADPRSYGSKNPGATNVLRSGNKGAALATLLLDAVKGWLPVFLIHRLGEPYGMGPDTAALAGLAAFLGHLYPVFFGFQGGKGVATAAGALLGIEWLLGLATGTTWLIIAVFFRYSSLASIVAAFFAPAYYLIGGGVAWPLSREVLLALIAISLLLIWRHRENIRRLAAGKESRLGSKARTQE; the protein is encoded by the coding sequence GTGAGTTCCTATCTGCCTTCGTTGATCGCGATCGTCCTGTCCTACCTGCTGGGCTCGCTGTCCTTTGCCGTCATCGTCAGCAAGGCGCTCGGCATGGCCGACCCCCGCAGCTACGGCAGCAAGAACCCCGGCGCGACCAATGTGCTGCGCTCCGGGAACAAGGGGGCGGCGCTCGCGACGCTGCTGCTGGATGCGGTCAAGGGCTGGCTGCCTGTTTTCCTGATCCATCGCCTGGGCGAGCCTTACGGCATGGGGCCGGACACCGCGGCCCTGGCGGGACTGGCGGCCTTTCTCGGGCACCTGTACCCGGTGTTCTTCGGCTTTCAGGGCGGCAAGGGCGTGGCCACGGCGGCCGGAGCGCTGCTGGGCATCGAGTGGCTGCTGGGGCTTGCCACCGGCACCACCTGGCTGATCATCGCCGTCTTTTTCCGCTATTCCTCGCTGGCCTCGATCGTGGCGGCGTTCTTCGCGCCAGCCTACTACCTGATCGGCGGCGGCGTTGCGTGGCCGCTCTCGCGCGAGGTGCTGCTCGCGCTGATCGCGATCAGCCTGCTGCTGATCTGGCGGCACCGGGAAAACATTCGCCGGCTCGCGGCCGGCAAGGAGTCCCGGCTGGGCTCCAAGGCCAGGACACAGGAGTGA
- a CDS encoding RidA family protein: protein MASIQRFHVGPRLSETAVHNGTIYLAGQVPDDTAQDIRGQTAQVLAMVDRLLAEAGSDKSRILMTQIFLADIGDIAAMNEVWDAWIPAGNTPPRATVQAAMANAAYKIEIVVTAAAA from the coding sequence ATGGCAAGCATTCAGCGCTTTCACGTCGGACCCCGACTGTCCGAGACGGCCGTCCACAACGGCACCATCTACCTCGCGGGCCAGGTGCCCGACGACACCGCGCAGGACATCCGCGGCCAGACCGCGCAGGTGCTGGCGATGGTGGACCGCCTTCTGGCGGAGGCCGGCAGCGACAAGTCGCGCATTCTCATGACGCAGATCTTCCTGGCCGACATCGGCGACATCGCGGCGATGAACGAGGTGTGGGATGCGTGGATTCCCGCCGGAAACACGCCCCCGCGCGCCACCGTGCAGGCGGCAATGGCCAATGCGGCCTACAAGATCGAGATCGTCGTCACCGCCGCCGCGGCGTAG
- a CDS encoding aldo/keto reductase → MQKIQLGRSDLHVTPICLGTMTFGEQVDESTAHAILARSLERGIDFIDTAEMYAVPARAETFGATEAIIGRWFANNPGMRDRIVLATKVAGPSRGMPWVREGSGMTAADIVASCEGSLRRLKTDVIDLYQIHWPERHVPAFGNMYYDPAREASSTSILEQLEALAGLVKAGKVRAIGLSNETPYGVHEFVRVAEQHGLPRVATVQNVYNLLSRGVENGLDETMHRLGVSLLAYSPLGFGLLTGKYDESGITGPGAPQGARIARYESVRKQRWGRPESLEAARRYNALAREIGMTATQFALAFCYGKWQVASTIIGVTSLAQLEENLDAWDKRLPPEVLAEVDKLRWEMRDPAI, encoded by the coding sequence CGATCTGCACGTCACGCCTATCTGCCTCGGGACCATGACCTTCGGCGAGCAAGTGGACGAGTCCACCGCCCACGCCATTCTCGCCCGCTCGCTCGAACGCGGCATCGACTTCATCGACACGGCCGAGATGTATGCCGTGCCCGCCCGTGCGGAGACCTTCGGCGCGACCGAGGCCATCATTGGACGCTGGTTCGCGAACAATCCCGGCATGCGCGACAGGATCGTGCTCGCCACCAAGGTGGCCGGTCCTTCGCGCGGCATGCCGTGGGTGCGTGAAGGCAGCGGCATGACTGCGGCCGACATCGTGGCCTCCTGCGAAGGCAGCCTCCGCCGCCTGAAGACGGACGTGATCGACCTTTACCAGATCCACTGGCCCGAGCGTCATGTGCCCGCCTTCGGCAACATGTACTACGACCCGGCGCGCGAGGCGTCGAGCACCTCCATCCTCGAGCAGCTCGAGGCGCTGGCCGGCCTGGTAAAGGCGGGCAAGGTGCGTGCCATCGGCCTGTCGAACGAGACACCCTATGGCGTGCACGAGTTCGTGCGCGTGGCCGAGCAGCATGGCCTGCCGCGGGTGGCCACGGTGCAGAACGTCTACAACCTCCTGAGCCGCGGGGTCGAGAACGGACTGGATGAAACGATGCATCGGCTCGGCGTCTCGCTGCTGGCCTACTCGCCACTCGGCTTCGGCCTGCTGACCGGCAAGTACGACGAGAGCGGCATCACCGGGCCCGGTGCGCCGCAGGGCGCGCGCATCGCGCGCTACGAATCGGTCCGCAAGCAGCGCTGGGGCCGTCCCGAGTCCCTGGAGGCTGCCCGCCGCTACAACGCCCTCGCGCGCGAGATCGGCATGACGGCGACCCAGTTCGCGCTGGCCTTCTGCTACGGCAAGTGGCAGGTGGCGAGCACCATCATCGGCGTGACTTCACTGGCGCAGCTCGAGGAGAACCTCGACGCCTGGGACAAGCGGCTGCCGCCTGAGGTACTGGCGGAGGTAGACAAGCTGCGCTGGGAGATGCGGGACCCCGCGATCTGA
- a CDS encoding aminoacyl-tRNA deacylase — MSRKSHVSETPATQLLRANGVVFTEHPYEYLEHGGAQHSAEVLGLDPFTVVKTLVMEDQDAKPLIVLMHGNRTVSTKNLARQIGAKSVMPCKPEVANRHSGYLVGGTSPFATRRAMPVYIESTILELPRIVINGGRRGYLVGVDPQVCVKLLGATSVQCALAE; from the coding sequence ATGAGCAGGAAATCCCACGTGAGCGAAACCCCCGCCACCCAGCTGCTGCGGGCGAACGGCGTCGTTTTCACCGAGCATCCCTACGAGTACCTGGAGCACGGTGGCGCCCAGCACAGCGCCGAGGTGCTGGGCCTGGATCCGTTCACCGTGGTCAAGACGCTGGTCATGGAGGACCAGGACGCCAAGCCATTGATCGTCCTCATGCACGGCAACCGAACGGTCTCGACCAAGAACCTGGCGCGGCAGATCGGCGCCAAGTCGGTGATGCCCTGCAAGCCCGAGGTCGCCAACCGGCACAGCGGCTACCTGGTGGGCGGCACCTCGCCCTTCGCGACGCGGCGCGCCATGCCGGTCTACATCGAGTCGACCATCCTCGAGCTGCCGAGGATCGTCATCAACGGCGGGCGGCGCGGCTACCTGGTGGGTGTCGACCCGCAGGTCTGCGTGAAGCTGCTCGGCGCGACGTCGGTGCAGTGCGCGCTGGCAGAATAG